A DNA window from Fodinibius sp. Rm-B-1B1-1 contains the following coding sequences:
- the secD gene encoding protein translocase subunit SecD: MKGNGFKVGSIVAFLALTLYYLWPTVQHTLEQNYIEDLPEAERAEYVEENTQRLQELRQNSLSLGLDLQGGMHVTLEVGTAQFMKELAGDNLDEELEEVIDEAKQRALDNDTDFLQEMITLFEERNPDGRLSRYYRSDTENITRRSTNEEILTYLEQQRTSAVDRAMEIIRTRVDRYGVTEPAIFKQGNNRVVVELPGVSNKQRIRDLLKGTARLEFRLVGQPDQINNAQERVINYFDQQASADTSGVSQQGQSNPLLEVLNPRGRSGYTFGYSTGQDTARVNELLQRKEVQELMPRNIELMWGASPFTQTQQGQDLFELIAVRSEVELTGDVISEASVNFDQATNQPRVSMNMNAEGARRWARITGANIGKPIAIVLDGYVYSYPNVETKISNGRSSISGLESVQEAEDLVNILLSGALPAPLEIIEERTVGATLGEESIQAGFYSTLIGLIIVAFFMMVYYRTGGAIADLALILNIIFILGILAAFKATLTLPGIAGIVLTIGMAVDANVLIFDRIREEQRTGKTLRASIEGGYSNAMSAIMDANITTFFVGIILYSFGVGPIKGFAVTLMAGIVASLFSAIVITRVIVDYLTQDKSAEISFG, translated from the coding sequence ATGAAAGGTAATGGATTTAAAGTAGGTTCTATTGTCGCCTTTCTGGCACTTACGCTCTACTATTTATGGCCAACGGTACAACATACATTGGAGCAGAATTATATCGAGGATTTGCCAGAGGCAGAACGCGCTGAATATGTAGAAGAAAATACTCAGCGGTTACAGGAACTGCGTCAGAATTCTTTGTCGTTGGGACTGGATCTTCAGGGCGGTATGCACGTAACGCTTGAAGTTGGTACGGCACAGTTTATGAAAGAGCTTGCCGGTGATAATCTCGACGAGGAGTTGGAAGAAGTTATTGATGAGGCTAAGCAACGAGCTCTCGACAATGATACTGATTTCTTACAGGAGATGATTACGTTATTTGAAGAACGTAATCCCGATGGACGGTTGAGCCGATATTATCGTTCGGATACAGAAAATATAACTCGTCGGTCTACCAACGAAGAGATTTTGACGTATCTTGAGCAGCAGCGAACGTCTGCTGTTGATCGAGCGATGGAAATTATTCGTACTCGTGTTGACCGGTATGGTGTTACGGAACCTGCCATTTTTAAGCAGGGGAATAACCGTGTTGTTGTTGAGTTGCCAGGAGTATCAAACAAACAACGAATTCGGGATCTGTTAAAAGGAACAGCTCGTCTTGAATTCCGCCTTGTAGGTCAGCCCGACCAGATTAATAACGCACAAGAACGTGTTATTAACTATTTTGACCAGCAGGCTTCTGCTGATACTTCAGGAGTATCACAACAAGGGCAGTCAAATCCATTGCTTGAGGTACTTAATCCGCGAGGCCGATCAGGATATACGTTTGGATATTCTACCGGACAAGATACGGCTCGTGTGAATGAGCTGCTGCAGCGAAAAGAAGTTCAGGAGTTAATGCCTCGAAATATCGAATTGATGTGGGGAGCATCACCCTTTACGCAAACTCAGCAAGGGCAGGATTTGTTTGAACTTATTGCCGTTCGATCCGAAGTAGAGTTAACGGGTGATGTAATTTCAGAAGCCAGCGTTAATTTTGACCAGGCAACCAATCAGCCTCGGGTATCAATGAATATGAACGCCGAAGGTGCTCGTCGCTGGGCTCGAATTACAGGGGCAAACATTGGTAAGCCTATTGCAATTGTTCTGGATGGTTATGTGTATTCTTACCCCAATGTGGAGACCAAAATTTCCAATGGGCGTTCTTCAATATCTGGATTGGAAAGCGTGCAAGAAGCCGAAGACCTTGTAAATATTCTGCTTTCAGGTGCATTGCCGGCACCGCTCGAAATTATTGAGGAGCGTACGGTTGGAGCCACGCTTGGTGAGGAATCTATTCAGGCAGGGTTCTATTCTACCCTCATAGGATTAATTATTGTAGCCTTTTTTATGATGGTTTACTACCGCACCGGAGGTGCTATTGCTGATCTGGCATTAATTCTGAATATCATCTTTATACTCGGTATTCTTGCTGCTTTTAAAGCGACACTTACCTTACCCGGTATCGCCGGAATTGTATTAACCATTGGTATGGCCGTTGATGCCAACGTGCTGATATTTGACCGGATCAGGGAAGAGCAGCGAACCGGAAAAACATTGCGAGCTTCCATTGAAGGCGGTTATTCGAATGCCATGAGTGCAATTATGGATGCTAATATTACTACCTTCTTTGTAGGCATTATCCTCTATAGTTTCGGTGTAGGACCCATTAAAGGTTTTGCAGTTACTCTGATGGCTGGTATTGTTGCGTCGCTGTTTAGTGCGATTGTGATTACCCGTGTTATTGTAGATTACTTGACGCAAGATAAATCGGCTGAAATCAGCTTCGGTTAA
- the purF gene encoding amidophosphoribosyltransferase, protein MIDKPRDYCGIFGMQNHPDAALLTYYGLHALQHRGQESAGIVTSHYDEDQGRWVMPAHRDFGLVLNVFDDQEVFDDELKGTAAIGHNRYSTTGASKNPANIQPFRVHYRSGNIGIGHNGNLANAKQLRERFREEGVLFQSTSDTELILHLISHSKKETQLEQVLDALEEVEGAYSLVMLTDEKLIAVRDPNGFRPLALGKVDGSYCVASETCAFDIIDAEYIRDIEPGEVLVMDQDATADSEPESYQLNAEYGTDTSQCIFEYVYFSRPDSKIFGENVDKVRRNLGKYLAKEHPIDEVVKNSPSDKKPIVISVPDSSNTAALGYVHENQKYGRECKFEIGLIRNHYVGRTFISPGQKSRDQKVRTKFNTVQGVIEGRSVIIVDDSIVRGTTSRYLVNMIRKDNPAEVHFLVSSPPIISPCYYGMDFPTPKELMANRFDRDIEAMAKEIGVDSLRYLSPDGLVNAVKEANVSPKGYCTACFTENYPVPVNFGIEKEDNEII, encoded by the coding sequence ATGATCGATAAGCCACGCGATTATTGCGGCATTTTTGGGATGCAAAACCATCCCGACGCAGCACTACTCACCTATTATGGGCTGCATGCCCTTCAGCACCGAGGACAAGAGTCAGCGGGAATTGTAACTTCTCATTATGATGAGGATCAAGGTCGTTGGGTGATGCCAGCGCACCGCGATTTTGGATTAGTCCTTAATGTTTTTGATGACCAAGAAGTTTTTGATGATGAGTTGAAAGGCACAGCGGCCATCGGTCATAATCGGTATTCTACGACTGGAGCCTCTAAGAATCCGGCTAATATACAGCCGTTTCGCGTTCATTATCGAAGTGGCAATATTGGTATTGGTCATAATGGAAACTTGGCCAACGCGAAGCAGCTGCGGGAGCGGTTCAGAGAAGAGGGGGTACTTTTTCAGAGTACGTCTGATACCGAACTGATTTTGCACCTGATATCTCACAGCAAAAAAGAAACGCAGTTGGAACAGGTCTTGGATGCGCTTGAAGAGGTTGAGGGCGCGTACAGCTTGGTGATGTTGACGGACGAGAAACTTATTGCTGTGCGTGATCCCAATGGATTTCGCCCGCTCGCGCTGGGGAAGGTTGACGGCTCATATTGTGTGGCCAGTGAAACGTGTGCTTTCGATATTATTGATGCGGAGTATATCCGCGATATTGAGCCTGGTGAAGTACTGGTGATGGATCAAGATGCTACGGCTGATTCCGAGCCAGAGTCGTATCAGCTGAATGCGGAATATGGGACGGATACCAGTCAGTGTATTTTTGAATATGTCTATTTTTCACGTCCCGACAGCAAGATATTTGGCGAAAATGTTGATAAGGTTCGTCGAAACCTGGGCAAATATTTGGCCAAAGAACATCCCATTGATGAGGTGGTGAAGAATTCACCTTCCGACAAAAAGCCTATTGTGATTTCTGTGCCCGACTCCAGCAATACAGCGGCATTGGGATATGTCCACGAGAATCAGAAATACGGACGAGAGTGCAAGTTTGAAATTGGCTTGATCAGAAACCACTATGTAGGGCGTACCTTTATTTCACCGGGACAGAAATCCCGTGATCAAAAAGTACGAACCAAATTTAATACGGTACAAGGAGTTATTGAAGGTCGCTCAGTTATTATTGTGGATGACTCGATTGTGCGTGGAACGACATCGCGATATCTTGTGAATATGATTAGGAAAGATAATCCGGCTGAAGTACATTTTTTGGTTAGTTCGCCACCCATTATTAGTCCCTGTTATTACGGGATGGATTTTCCTACTCCCAAAGAGTTGATGGCAAATCGTTTTGATCGTGATATTGAAGCAATGGCGAAGGAAATTGGCGTAGATAGCCTTCGATATTTATCGCCGGATGGGTTGGTTAATGCTGTAAAAGAGGCCAATGTATCCCCCAAAGGATATTGTACGGCCTGCTTTACCGAGAATTATCCTGTGCCGGTTAACTTTGGTATCGAGAAAGAGGATAACGAGATCATATAA
- a CDS encoding adenylosuccinate synthase yields MATRVVVGAQWGDEGKGKIVDLLSSDADYVVRYQGGANAGHTLEFDDKKIVLHLIPSGIFNGDATCVIGNGVVIDPHALLEEIEEVEAMGGDLKGQLKISGSAHVILPYHQLLDRVKEEHRGDDAIGTTGRGIGPAYVSKVSRVGIRMSDLFHPKALRKKVRDNIADINEALQHVYKHDPIEADPIIENLLEAAEQLCPYITNTSALLHDAIKNGKEILLEGAQGSLLDVDHGTYPFVTSSCPTSGGACTGSAIPPTAIDKVMGISKAYCTRVGNGPFPSELTGKAGEKLREAGQEFGATTGRPRRCGWIDLVALKYAVRLNGMNELALTKLDILDDFEEIKLCTSYRVDGEETEVFPLDLPDVENLEPVYTSMPGWNQSLEGCNSREDFPAKAEEYLQFIERYLDVDLTILSKGPKRSETIVL; encoded by the coding sequence ATGGCCACTCGTGTTGTTGTAGGAGCCCAATGGGGCGATGAAGGAAAAGGGAAAATAGTTGATCTGCTTAGTAGTGACGCTGATTACGTAGTTCGGTATCAGGGTGGAGCTAATGCGGGACACACTCTGGAATTTGATGACAAAAAGATTGTACTGCATCTTATCCCATCAGGAATTTTTAATGGTGATGCAACCTGTGTGATTGGTAATGGCGTTGTGATTGACCCACACGCATTGCTTGAGGAAATTGAAGAAGTGGAAGCGATGGGCGGAGATCTTAAGGGGCAATTGAAAATAAGTGGCTCTGCCCATGTTATTTTGCCTTATCACCAACTGCTTGATCGCGTAAAAGAAGAGCACCGCGGTGATGATGCGATTGGAACAACGGGAAGAGGAATCGGTCCCGCATATGTAAGTAAGGTATCGCGCGTAGGTATTCGGATGTCTGATTTATTTCATCCAAAGGCACTTCGTAAGAAAGTCCGTGATAATATTGCTGATATCAATGAAGCACTGCAACATGTCTATAAACACGATCCTATAGAAGCGGATCCCATTATTGAAAATTTGCTGGAAGCTGCCGAGCAGTTATGTCCATATATCACCAACACTTCTGCCCTGTTGCATGATGCTATCAAGAATGGGAAAGAGATCCTATTAGAAGGAGCACAAGGCAGTCTCTTGGATGTGGATCACGGAACTTATCCATTTGTTACTTCATCATGTCCCACATCTGGTGGCGCGTGTACAGGATCAGCTATTCCACCTACGGCTATTGATAAAGTGATGGGCATCTCTAAAGCGTATTGTACGCGAGTAGGAAATGGGCCTTTCCCATCAGAATTGACGGGCAAAGCAGGTGAAAAGTTGCGTGAAGCTGGGCAGGAATTTGGGGCAACGACTGGTCGCCCCCGCCGTTGTGGTTGGATTGATTTGGTTGCTCTCAAATACGCTGTTCGTTTGAACGGTATGAATGAGCTGGCCCTTACCAAGCTGGATATTTTAGATGACTTTGAAGAAATCAAGCTCTGTACCTCGTATCGTGTTGATGGGGAGGAAACGGAAGTGTTTCCTTTGGATCTTCCAGATGTCGAAAATCTGGAACCTGTTTATACGTCGATGCCTGGTTGGAACCAATCTCTCGAAGGATGTAACAGTCGTGAGGATTTTCCAGCAAAGGCCGAAGAGTATCTCCAGTTTATAGAACGCTATTTAGATGTTGACCTGACCATTTTATCGAAAGGCCCCAAGCGCTCAGAAACAATCGTCCTTTAA
- a CDS encoding STAS domain-containing protein, with protein MNFNVSERYNCVVIEFKGNVMGGPDAVKLNEKLHELIEEDQTNVIADLGKVKFMNSSGLGMLIGGLTTMRKAGGDLRIANATDKIESLLVITKLITVFKHFKSLEEAVKSYGESKGEE; from the coding sequence ATGAATTTTAATGTATCAGAACGATATAATTGTGTTGTAATTGAGTTTAAGGGCAATGTGATGGGCGGCCCTGATGCGGTCAAGCTTAATGAAAAACTTCATGAGCTTATTGAGGAAGACCAGACTAACGTTATTGCCGATCTTGGCAAGGTTAAATTTATGAATTCCTCCGGCTTGGGGATGCTTATTGGAGGACTTACCACTATGCGTAAAGCGGGTGGTGACCTGCGTATTGCCAATGCCACAGATAAGATTGAAAGCCTGTTGGTTATCACCAAGTTGATTACCGTTTTTAAGCACTTTAAGTCGCTCGAAGAAGCGGTGAAATCATACGGTGAATCGAAAGGGGAAGAGTAA
- the secF gene encoding protein translocase subunit SecF, protein MRWFETPDFNFLKGHKIAYYVSGILLLASLVGILTKGLQYGIDFKGGKEFVLQFEQPVDVIDIRSELTEPLGGTPVVKLYGSPEEVLIRTDNPQDISEVQRLITNTMSEVYSDNPATVIKTDIVGARFAEDLKRGAINAIIFALIVIFIYILIRFKNWTYSAGAVAALFHDVLIVVGVFTFLADIVPFSLQIDQAIIAAFLTIVGYSLNDTVVVFDRIRENSLLYKTMDHDEMVNKSLNDTLSRTVITSVTTFFVVTILFIFGGEVLKGFSFALMLGVIIGTYSSLFVASSTVVEIQRYKEEKA, encoded by the coding sequence ATGAGATGGTTCGAAACACCAGATTTTAATTTTCTAAAAGGCCACAAAATTGCCTATTACGTTTCAGGTATTTTACTGTTGGCCTCACTCGTTGGAATTCTAACAAAAGGTCTGCAGTACGGTATTGACTTTAAGGGCGGTAAAGAGTTCGTGCTACAATTCGAGCAGCCGGTAGATGTTATTGATATCCGTTCAGAACTTACAGAACCACTTGGTGGAACACCGGTAGTAAAACTGTATGGATCACCGGAAGAGGTGTTAATTCGTACTGATAATCCGCAGGATATTTCTGAGGTGCAGCGGTTGATTACCAATACAATGTCTGAGGTGTATTCCGATAATCCTGCAACTGTTATTAAAACGGATATTGTAGGTGCGCGTTTTGCCGAAGATCTGAAACGAGGGGCAATCAATGCTATTATTTTTGCGCTGATTGTAATATTTATTTATATCCTCATCCGTTTTAAAAACTGGACGTATTCGGCCGGGGCAGTGGCAGCTTTGTTCCACGATGTATTAATTGTGGTAGGAGTTTTTACATTCCTGGCAGATATCGTGCCGTTTAGCTTGCAAATTGATCAGGCTATAATTGCGGCCTTTTTGACAATTGTAGGTTATTCGCTTAACGATACGGTGGTTGTTTTTGACCGGATTCGTGAAAATAGCTTGCTTTATAAAACAATGGATCACGATGAGATGGTTAATAAAAGTCTTAACGATACGCTAAGCCGTACGGTTATTACTTCTGTGACCACCTTTTTTGTGGTAACCATTCTATTTATATTTGGCGGTGAAGTGCTTAAAGGCTTTTCTTTTGCACTGATGCTTGGGGTGATTATTGGTACCTACAGCTCATTGTTTGTAGCAAGTTCGACGGTTGTCGAAATTCAACGTTATAAAGAAGAAAAAGCTTAA
- a CDS encoding mechanosensitive ion channel family protein produces MDILYSKFEGLFEEVMERLPELMFALLTLIVFHFLARGAKRVYQKVLDRSPINSSNVQFFGKLIYGFVFIIGILIALNIIGLYGVAASILASGGITAVILGFAFKDIGENFLAGFFMAFSRPFTNGDLIETEGIMGRVKNIELRHTHIRTANGCDVFVPSSQLLAKPLFNYTRDGLRRGSFVIGIDYRDDAQNACKILLDMLKQEQKLTVNPSPNVLITGFTPSYIELTVYFWIKVDVKRQEVLLSNLKSQLMDRARTTLIKHNFTLSSEVSTAVDMNELDVYLQNRATDNK; encoded by the coding sequence ATGGATATATTATATTCTAAGTTTGAAGGTCTTTTCGAAGAGGTTATGGAACGGCTTCCCGAGCTGATGTTTGCCCTGTTGACACTTATTGTGTTCCATTTTCTGGCTCGCGGGGCAAAGAGAGTATATCAGAAAGTCTTAGATCGATCGCCTATTAACTCCTCAAATGTACAGTTTTTTGGTAAGCTAATTTATGGTTTTGTCTTTATAATCGGAATATTAATAGCGTTAAATATTATTGGTCTTTATGGAGTTGCTGCCAGTATTTTGGCCAGTGGTGGAATTACTGCTGTGATATTGGGTTTTGCTTTTAAGGATATCGGAGAAAACTTTCTGGCCGGTTTTTTTATGGCATTTAGTCGACCGTTTACGAATGGCGACCTTATTGAAACTGAAGGTATTATGGGGCGGGTTAAAAATATTGAACTGCGGCATACTCACATTCGCACTGCTAACGGTTGCGATGTGTTTGTTCCAAGTTCGCAATTGCTTGCCAAACCATTATTCAATTATACACGTGACGGACTTCGTCGCGGATCATTTGTTATAGGTATTGATTATCGTGATGATGCCCAAAACGCCTGTAAAATATTGCTGGACATGTTAAAGCAGGAGCAGAAGTTGACTGTAAATCCGTCTCCCAATGTTTTAATTACAGGTTTTACTCCAAGCTATATCGAACTAACGGTGTACTTTTGGATTAAGGTTGATGTTAAGAGACAAGAAGTCTTGTTGTCGAATTTAAAATCACAGCTTATGGATAGGGCTCGAACAACACTGATTAAGCACAACTTTACGTTAAGTTCGGAAGTTTCGACCGCTGTGGATATGAATGAGTTGGATGTATACCTTCAAAATAGGGCTACTGATAATAAATAA